The sequence below is a genomic window from Spiroplasma gladiatoris.
TTTATGAATCAAAATCTATTTGATCATGTTAACATTGACAAAAATAACACATTAGTTCCAAGTGGAAGTGTTAAAGATAATGAAAAAGCAAAAGAATATGATAAATTAATTGAAAAAGCGGGTGGAATTGATTTGCAATTACTAGGAATTGGAATCAATGGACATATTGGGTTCAACGAACCAGGATCAAGTTTTGATTCTCTAACTTCAGTAGTAGATTTAACAGATTTAACAATCGAAGCAAACTCAAGATTTTTTGAAAATAAAAATGATGTGCCAACAAAAGCTATATCAATGGGATTAAAATCAATTATGAAGGCAAAAGAAATAGTTTTAATTGCTTTTGGTAAAAATAAAGCAGAAGCAATAAAACATTTAGTTGAGGGACCAGTT
It includes:
- the nagB gene encoding glucosamine-6-phosphate deaminase; translation: MNLIIVENDQELGQKTGDLILNKIKANKNIVLGLATGSSPITTYKYIIEKTNQENIDWSNVRTFNLDEYKGLEPTHEQSYRYFMNQNLFDHVNIDKNNTLVPSGSVKDNEKAKEYDKLIEKAGGIDLQLLGIGINGHIGFNEPGSSFDSLTSVVDLTDLTIEANSRFFENKNDVPTKAISMGLKSIMKAKEIVLIAFGKNKAEAIKHLVEGPVDVQWPCSVLLNHNNVTVIVDKEAASMLNS